In one Pseudomonas marginalis genomic region, the following are encoded:
- a CDS encoding uracil-xanthine permease family protein, translated as MPPESSSPSDLIYGLNDRPKPAPALLAALQHVLAAFVGIITPPLIIGSTLGLTAHLPYLISMALMVSGVGTFIQARRPFGIGAGMICLQGTSFAFLGAVLSAGFLVKQRGGSPEDIMAMIFGVCFFGAAVQIILSRFIGQLRRVITPLVTGIVITLIGISLIKVGITDLGGGFNAPDFGAPANLALGLFVVLTIILLNRSNTPWVRLSAIIIGLALGSLAAWFSGKLVPQALGDLPLVSLPIPFRFGFNFDWSAFLPIALIYLISSIETVGDLTANCMIARQPISGPSYISRLKGGVLGDGVSCMIAATFSAFPNTTFAQNNGVIQLTGVASRYVGLYIGVVLFCLGLFPLIGAVLQQIPKPVLGGATLVMFGSVAAAGVRILAQAPLDRRSMLIIATSFGVGLGIAAQPNLLHLMPTLVQNLFDSAITSGGLTAIVLCLLLPESKVPAPDANHAQESDTLEPL; from the coding sequence ATGCCACCAGAATCCTCCAGCCCCAGCGACCTGATCTACGGTCTCAATGACCGCCCCAAACCCGCCCCTGCATTGCTGGCCGCACTGCAACATGTGCTGGCCGCCTTTGTCGGCATCATCACGCCACCGCTGATCATCGGCTCCACATTGGGCCTGACCGCACACTTGCCCTACCTGATCAGCATGGCGTTGATGGTGTCCGGTGTCGGCACATTTATTCAAGCGCGCAGGCCATTCGGGATCGGCGCCGGAATGATCTGCCTGCAAGGCACCAGCTTTGCGTTTCTCGGCGCGGTGCTGTCGGCCGGGTTTCTGGTCAAGCAACGCGGCGGCAGCCCGGAAGACATCATGGCAATGATCTTCGGCGTGTGCTTTTTCGGCGCTGCCGTGCAGATCATTCTCAGCCGCTTTATTGGTCAACTGCGCCGAGTGATCACCCCGCTGGTGACCGGGATTGTCATTACCCTGATCGGCATCAGCCTGATCAAGGTCGGTATCACCGACCTGGGCGGCGGTTTCAACGCACCGGACTTCGGCGCACCGGCCAATCTTGCGTTGGGCCTGTTCGTGGTGCTGACCATCATCTTGCTCAACCGCTCCAACACACCCTGGGTGCGCCTCTCGGCGATCATCATCGGCCTGGCCCTCGGCAGCCTCGCCGCCTGGTTCAGCGGCAAGCTGGTGCCCCAGGCCCTGGGCGACTTGCCTTTGGTCAGCCTGCCGATCCCGTTTCGATTCGGCTTCAACTTCGACTGGAGCGCCTTCCTGCCGATCGCGCTGATTTATCTGATCAGCAGCATCGAAACCGTCGGCGACCTCACCGCCAACTGCATGATCGCGCGCCAGCCCATCAGCGGCCCTTCTTATATAAGCCGGCTCAAAGGCGGCGTCCTCGGCGATGGCGTCAGTTGCATGATCGCCGCCACGTTCAGCGCCTTCCCCAACACCACTTTTGCCCAGAACAACGGCGTGATCCAACTGACCGGCGTGGCCAGCCGCTACGTCGGCCTGTACATCGGCGTGGTGCTGTTCTGCCTGGGTTTGTTCCCGCTGATCGGTGCCGTGCTGCAACAAATCCCCAAGCCCGTATTGGGCGGCGCAACCCTGGTGATGTTCGGCAGTGTGGCTGCCGCCGGCGTACGCATCCTCGCCCAGGCACCACTGGACCGTCGCAGCATGCTGATCATCGCCACCTCGTTCGGCGTCGGCCTGGGCATCGCCGCCCAACCGAACCTGCTGCACCTGATGCCAACCCTGGTGCAGAACCTGTTCGACTCAGCCATCACCAGCGGCGGCCTGACCGCCATCGTGTTGTGCCTGTTACTGCCGGAATCCAAGGTGCCCGCTCCTGACGCAAACCACGCGCAGGAAAGCGACAC
- a CDS encoding LysR family transcriptional regulator has translation MSSRRPDPLAQVSDFDIRLLRIFRSVVECGGFSAAETVLGIGRSAISQQMSDLEQRLGLRLCQRGRAGFSLTEEGREVYQSALQLLSALESFRTEVNGLHQHLRGELIIGLTDNLVTLPHMRITHALAQLKERGPDVQIQIRMIAPNEVEQGVLDGRLHVGVVPQASALSGLEYQALYSERSLLYCAVGHPLFYADDKQLGDERIDAQDAIAPTFRLPAEIQAHYQALNCTASASDREGMAFLILTGRYIGYLPDHYASLWVQQGRLRALKPATRFYDLSLASVTRKGRRPHLVLESFLESLAATR, from the coding sequence GTCGACCCGATCCCCTGGCCCAAGTCAGCGACTTCGATATTCGTCTGTTGCGCATCTTTCGCAGCGTCGTGGAGTGCGGCGGCTTCTCGGCAGCGGAAACCGTGCTCGGCATCGGCCGTTCCGCCATCAGCCAGCAAATGAGTGATCTTGAGCAGCGGCTCGGATTAAGGCTTTGCCAACGCGGCCGTGCCGGTTTCTCGCTGACCGAAGAAGGCCGCGAGGTCTACCAATCGGCCCTGCAACTATTAAGCGCCCTGGAAAGTTTCCGCACAGAGGTGAACGGCCTGCACCAGCATTTGCGCGGCGAGTTGATCATCGGCCTCACCGACAACCTGGTGACCCTGCCCCACATGCGCATCACCCACGCCCTGGCACAGTTGAAGGAACGTGGACCGGACGTACAGATCCAGATCCGCATGATCGCCCCCAACGAAGTCGAACAAGGCGTACTCGACGGCCGCCTGCATGTCGGTGTGGTGCCCCAGGCCAGCGCCCTGTCCGGCCTGGAGTACCAGGCGCTGTACAGCGAACGCTCACTGCTTTACTGCGCGGTTGGCCACCCCCTGTTTTATGCCGACGACAAGCAACTGGGCGACGAGCGCATCGACGCCCAGGACGCCATCGCCCCCACCTTCCGCCTGCCCGCCGAGATCCAGGCCCACTACCAGGCGCTCAACTGCACCGCCAGCGCCTCGGACCGCGAAGGCATGGCATTCCTGATTCTCACCGGTCGCTACATCGGTTACCTGCCCGACCACTACGCCAGCCTATGGGTACAACAAGGCCGACTGCGCGCGCTGAAACCGGCTACGCGCTTTTACGATTTAAGCCTCGCATCGGTCACGCGCAAAGGCCGTCGCCCTCATTTGGTGCTGGAAAGCTTCCTGGAAAGCCTGGCAGCAACGCGCTAA